The proteins below are encoded in one region of Vespula pensylvanica isolate Volc-1 chromosome 4, ASM1446617v1, whole genome shotgun sequence:
- the LOC122628889 gene encoding dedicator of cytokinesis protein 9 isoform X8, giving the protein MSERKFTRGLGKPGMAAQLRETVSQVVRESTVQSKPHLVDPIDFESFVLKNKTLLQNDPQRELLLYPPDDVSQVVLPRRYRTIVPTAQYISDNDEEGGSLLTKECLRSYTSNWNLVHYKYSAYNGSYLDLPKITKADDLKDEVYEIDTEVDQVDEDLIKNNGITREGYLMKGPEIGSSDRMFAHIGSKSFKRRFCHLRQEVDGTYILEFFKDEKKGEAKLAIVMDFCTEVVKNPKRGRYCFELRMTGTHKSYTLAADNETDMQDWLSKLNSVLQHYKQQEEKRAASLERTCNTPPPSPQPMQVYGTLKGLEQSMNPQLIKYSRETDTSIALARRENRKPLFSLYSHMLRVKASTGNSTEHNIDPYKEQFGHRIFIKCESLKFRLQAPIDEKETLCQVEPYQTTLCLFDAKHGRKLTENFYFDVNHEIVQGMIKELSPISVMTESNENISLPEELKTVPLDWIKHPKQAIFHVSNPHPDIFLVVRIDKILQGNICQTSEPYIRTTKDPRLGLKVHKQVRACCQRLGNYRMPFAWAARPLFRLYSNELDTSPDFPAIYRQEGNKIRDEELLKLLSEYRKPEKLSKLTVIPGWLKIKIESIIEIPENTLSTSLAPLKPFPIPPVNDPTLEIAEFESTSEKDVHPYTTYVNHLYVYPQTLSFDTQKIFTRARNIACIIELRDDDGENVEPLRCIYGRPGTPLLCVRASCAVLHHNAIPSWYEEIKIRLPTKLHSKHHLLFSFYHISCDMNKKKENGIENCVGYAWAPLLYKGRLNVDMDVNVQVLPVATHLPQGYLSIQPLGLGKGVRNAGPDITWIDSQRPIFTVAFQLISTVFTRDPHLYNLFAHAERILDTRPSVMPSDTETCKILKAAHAIQLVTAITFLPTILNQLFTLLTYDIGEEVGLYIIRVLIHIINMIHEAGRKEILQAYIKFVFLSPTQATCNMTVHEQLGKYLPILLQPNNTDFLVINKFMRHSNFFFEIMIKSMAQYLLTTGRIKMHRNERFSKEYHERIKYLLDVIMPYIINKYKEMPVETHELNKSLAQLLKHCLTFMDRGFVFRLINSYVDKFSPGDPRTLHDFKFTFLQIICSHEHYISFNLPMMQSRISPRDLMNEYCLSEDFCKHHFLVGLLLQEVKISLNEIMQIRKVAITTLRDLLAKHELDDRYQNKGQLSRIASIYIPWLEIVLENLMRLQSVHDSSKIENKHNDINRISTSSSFLATKDIANSTITAGTPKSIHRLTLNLDTQSPIRASIHLRDSTYFAAIAGQGLVNGYSCTSIESDTSTMSGASQSNISQETAIIRESVENGISDKKRHSRSLSVTQASPRCDKLQSSEVKDILLCFLFVIKYLGDHQVIAWWQQCSDSEILSFFTVIEISLHHFKYVGKRQIAANIINNSGKPRTVKAMTLPARMAPPDFTTESPTTGTLQPHNTVTRENLIESDSGKMYQALLEANMATEVGLIALDCLGLFCIHFKDALLADDGENPIMQKLFNIYLSFLQVGQSETLLRHVFAGLRAFLNNYSIALFQGNAALCGRLCYELLRCCNSKLSSIRQESCALLYLLMRSNFEFTSRKGLTRVHLQVIISVSQMLGNVIGLNNSRFQESLSLINSYASSDKVMKGTGFPVEVKDLNKRIRTVLMATAQMREHNNDPEMLVDLQHSLANSYASTPELRHTWLETMARNHARDGNYSEAACCQLHIAALMAEYLKLKKVHTWGAEAFDSISVNISRDERSLKLDAGVQDIHYTEYLLLEQLELCAEMLEKAERFELLGHLYRLIVPMYEEKRNYEALANCYTHLAQACNKIVEVTKSGKRLLGRFYRIAFFGSAYFEEENGQEYIYKEPKVTSLSEISERLHHLYSEKFGLENVKMIMDSVPVNVGELDSKIAYIQVTHVTPYFDKIELDTRQTEFEQNHNVSCFMFETPFTKDGRVRANPEDQWKRRTILTTQYSFPYIKKRIVVIEKRIMELSPIEVALDEMRQRVQELEDVALIAPTDVKKLQLRLQGSICVTVNAGPLAYASAFLDPALSPQYPDDKVEELKDVFREFVKICYTALQINSKLITPDQHEYQEVLRENYQKLCQSLSSLLGEPIWSDEQVGSFKRNSAALFSVISGANSHTSTA; this is encoded by the exons ATGAGCGAAAGGAAATTCACACGCGGCCTGGGAAAGCCGGGTATGGCCGCACAATTACGAGAGACGGTTTCTCAGGTTGTACGCGAAAGTACCGTACAG agtAAACCACATTTAGTTGACCCTATAGATTTTGAGAGCTTTGTGTTGaagaataaaacattattacaGAATGATCCACAAAGAGAATTATTGCTTTATCCGCCGGACGACGTTTCT caAGTCGTCTTACCGAGACGTTATCGCACTATTGTGCCAACGGCGCAATATATTTCGGATAATGACGAAGAAGGTGGAAGTCTCCTGACCAAAGAATGTTTACGAAGTTACACCTCCAATTGGAATTTGGTACATTACAAATATTCTGCATACAACGGGAGTTATCTCGATTTACCCAA aatAACGAAAGCAGATGATCTCAAAGATGAAGTATATGAAATTGATACGGAGGTGGATCAAGTCGATGAG gatttaatcaaaaataatggGATTACAAGGGAAGGATACTTGATGAAAGGACCTGAAATTGGAAGTTCCGATCGAATGTTTGCTCATATAGGCtcaaaatcttttaaaagacGTTTTTGTCATTTAAGACAGGAAGTCGATGGGACATacattttagaatttttcaaagatgagaaaaagggCGAAGCTAAATTAGCAATAGTAATGGACTTTTGTACAGAAGTTGTTAAAAATCCAAAACGTGGAAGATACTGTTTTGAGTTGAGAATGACAGGAACTCACAAGTCTTATACATTAGCGGCCGATAATGAAACAGATATGCAAGATTGGTTATCAAAATTGAATTCTGTATTACAACATTATAAACAACAGGAAGAGAAACGTGCTGCATCTTTAGAAAGAACATGTAatactcctcctccttctcctcaaCCAATGCAG GTATATGGAACATTGAAAGGTTTGGAACAGAGTATGAATccacaattaattaaatactcCAGGGAAACTGATACAAGTATAGCATTAGCTAGACGGGAAAATAGGAAACCTTTGTTTAGTCTATATTCCCACATGTTACGCGTAAAAGCATCTACAGGAAATTCTACTGAACACAATATTGATCCATATAAGGAGCAATTCGgacatagaatttttattaaatgcgAAAGTCTTAAGTTTAGATTACAAGCTCCGattgatgaaaaagaaactcttTGCCAAGTGGAACCGTACCAAACAACATTATGTCTTTTTGATGCAAAACACGGCAGGAAACTcactgaaaatttttatttcgatgttAATCATGAAATTGTACAAGGAATGATAAAGGAATTAAGTCCTATTAGCGTTATGACAGaatctaatgaaaatataagttTGCCTGAAGAATTGAAAACTGTACCATTGGATTGGATAAAACATCCAAAGCAG gCTATATTTCATGTTAGTAATCCTCATCCCGATATATTTCTTGTGGTAAGAATAGATAAGATATTGCAAGGAAATATATGTCAAACTTCTGAACCATATATAAGAACAACTAAAGATCCAAGATTAGGATTAAAAGTACATAAACAAGTTAGAGCATGTTGCCAAAG attagGAAATTATAGAATGCCATTCGCTTGGGCCGCCAGACCTTTATTTAGACTATATAGCAACGAGTTGGATACTTCTCCAGACTTTCCAGCAATATATAGGCAGGAAGGGAATAAAATCAGAGATGAAGAGTTATTAAAACTGCTTTCAGAGTATAGGAA ACCCGAAAAACTTAGCAAACTAACTGTTATACCTGGAtggttgaaaataaaaattgaatccATCATTGAGATACCAGAAA ATACGTTGTCGACATCCTTGGCTCCCTTGAAACCATTTCCCATTCCACCTGTAAACGATCCAACTCTTGAAATTGCAGAATTTGAAAGTACGTCTGAAAAGGATGTTCATCCTTATACCACATACGTCAATCATCTTTATGTTTATCCACAAACTTTGTCTTTTGATACTCAGAAGATATTCACAAGAGCTAGAAATATTGCGTGTATCATTGAATTACGAGATGATGATGGAGAAAATGTGGAACCTTTAAGA tgCATCTATGGCCGTCCAGGTACACCATTGTTGTGCGTACGAGCGTCCTGTGCAGTGTTACATCATAACGCTATTCCATCTTGgtacgaagaaattaaaataagattacCAACAAAACTTCATTCAAAACATCACttgcttttttcattttatcatataagCTGTGatatgaataagaaaaaggaaaatggaatTGAAAATTGCGTTGGTTATGCTTGGGCTCCGTTGTTATATAAAGGGAG ACTCAATGTAGATATGGATGTAAATGTTCAAGTTCTACCTGTTGCAACGCATTTACCACAAGGATATCTTTCCATTCAACCCCTTGGTCTGGGAAAAGGGGTAAGA aaTGCTGGTCCAGACATTACATGGATTGATTCACAAAGACCAATATTTACAGTagcttttcaattaatatcaaCAGTATTTACTCGCGATCCTCATTTGTACAATCTCTTTGCTCATGCCGAACGAATTCTGGATACAAGGCCATCTGTAATGCCGTCGGATACAGAAACGTGCAAAATATTGAAAGCAGCGCATGCAATACAGTTGGTGACAGCGATTACTTTTCTTCCTACTATATTAAATCAATTGTTCACACTATTGACATATGATATCGGCGAAGAAGTAGGATTGTATATTATTAGAGTACTAATAcacattataaatatgatacatGAAGCtggtagaaaagaaatacttcAGGCTTACATCaag TTTGTCTTTCTATCGCCAACACAAGCAACCTGTAATATGACTGTTCATGAACAATTAGGAAAATACCTACCAATACTATTACAACCAAACAATACGGATTTCTTGGTAATTAACAAATTCATGCGTCattctaatttcttctttgaGATAATGATTAAAAGTATGGCACAATATCTACTTACTACTGGTAGAATAAAA ATGCatagaaatgaaagattttcGAAAGAGTATCATGAACGCATCAAGTATCTATTAGATGTAATTATgccatatataataaataaatacaaagaaatgcCGGTTGAAACTCATGAACTAAATAAAAGCCTTGCTCAATTGTTAAAG caTTGCCTAACATTCATGGATCGTggtttcgtttttcgtttgaTCAATTCATACGTGGATAAATTTTCTCCTGGAGATCCACGCACTCTACATgattttaaatttacatttcttcAAATCATTTGTTCTCACGaacattatatatcttttaatttaccAATGATGCAGTCTCGTATTTCACCTAGAG ATTTGATGAATGAATACTGCTTATCAGAGGATTTTTGTAAGCATCATTTTTTGGTTGGCTTATTACTCCAAGAAGTCAAGATATCTCTTAATGAAATCATGCAAATTCGAAAAGTTGCCATAACTACTTTAAGAGATCTCTTAGCTAAGCACGAACTGGATGATAGATACCAAAATAAG GGACAATTGAGTAGGATAGCATCCATTTATATACCATGGTTAGAGATAGTATTGGAAAATTTGATGCGTTTACAATCTGTACATGACAGttctaaaatagaaaataaacacaatgatataaatcgaatatcAACTAGCAGTTCCTTTTTGGCAACTAAAGATATTGCTAATAGTACTATAACAGCAGGCACTCCCAAGTCCATTCACAG actTACATTAAATTTGGATACGCAATCTCCAATCAGAGCATCTATTCATCTACGAGATTCTACATATTTTGCTGCTATCGCTGGACAAGGTTTGGTGAATGGCTATTCTTGTACCAGTATAGAATCAGATACATCAACAATGTCAGGTGCCTCGCAATCAAATATATCGCAAGAAACAGCAATTATTCGCGAATCTGTAGAAAATGGTATAAGTGATAAAAAAAGGCATTCTCGTTCTTTGAGCGTTACACAGGCTTCACCTAGATGTGATAAATTACAATCCTCCGAAGTTAAGGATATAttgctttgttttttattcgtcaTCAAATATTTAGGCGATCATCAAGTTATTGCATGGTGGCAACAATGCAGTGATTCCGAGATATTAAGTTTTTTTACAGTAATTGA gaTAAGTCTTcatcattttaaatatgttgGTAAAAGACAAATAGctgcaaatataataaataattctggAAAACCGCGTACAGTAAAAGCAATGACATTGCCAGCTAGAATGGCACCACCAGATTTCACTACTGAAAGTCCAACTACTGGTACACTGCAACCACATAATACTGTTACTAGAGAGAATCTTATTGAAAGTGACAGTGGTAAAATGTATCAGGCTTTACTAGAGGCAAATATGGCTACAGAAGTTGGTCTTATAGCACTTGACTGCCTAGGCCTCTTTTGTATTCATTTTAAg gATGCACTTTTAGCAGATGATGGAGAAAATCCAATAAtgcaaaaattattcaatatctatttatccttTCTTCAAGTCGGTCAATCGGAGACATTGCTACGTCACGTGTTTGCTGGACTTCGggcatttttaaataattattctattgcTTTGTTTcaag gaAATGCGGCGCTTTGTGGGCGATTatgttatgaattattaagatGTTGTAATAGTAAACTTAGTTCTATTAGACAAGAGTCATGTGCTTTACTATATCTGCTTATGAGAAGTAATTTTGAATTTACTAGTAGAAAAGGATTAACAAGAGTGCATTTACag gTAATAATCTCAGTTTCACAAATGCTTGGAAATGTGATTGGTTTGAATAATTCAAGATTTCAAGAATCATTGTCATTGATAAATAGTTATGCTTCTTCTGATAAAGTGATGAAAGGTACTGGTTTTCCAGTTGAAGTTAAAGATTTGAATAAAAGAATTCGAACAGTTTTAATGGCAACAGCACAAATGAGGGAACATAACAATGATCCCGAGATGCTTGTTGATTTACAACATAGTTTGGCCAATTCTTATGCCAGTACACCCGAATTGAGACATACTTGGTTGGAAACTATGGCTAGAAATCATGCGAGAGATGGAAATTATTCCGAG GCGGCTTGTTGCCAATTACATATTGCAGCTTTAATGGcagaatatttgaaattgaagAAAGTTCATACATGGGGAGCAGAGGCTTTTGACAGTATTTCCGTGAACATTTCTAGAGACGAGCGTAGTCTTAAGCTCGATGCTG GCGTTCAAGATATTCATTACACAGAATATTTATTGCTCGAGCAATTGGAACTTTGTGCtgaaatgttagaaaaagCAGAACGTTTTGAATTACTCGGACATTTGTATCGTTTAATAGTTCCTatgtacgaagaaaaaagaaattatgaggCTTTAGCAAATTGTTATACACATTTAGCACAAGCTTGCAATAAAATTGTCGAAGTCACCAAATCCGGTAAACGACTTCTTGGGAGATTTTATAGAATTGCATTTTTTGGATCT GCatatttcgaagaagaaaatggccaagagtatatatataaagaaccTAAAGTGACGTCATTGTCAGAAATTTCAGAACGTCTTCATCATTTGTATTCAGAGAAATTTGGTTTAGAAAATGTCAAAATGATAATGGATTCCGTACCCGTCAATGTCGGTGAATTAGATTCAAAAATAGCATATATTCAAGTGACGCACGTAACTCCGTACtttgataaaatagaattagaCACTCGTCAAACGGAATTTGAACAAAATCACAACGTATCTTGTTTCATGTTCGAAACTCCATTTACGAAAGATGGCCGGGTAAGGGCAAATCCTGAAGATCAGTGGAAAAGAAGAACTATTTTAACAA cacAATATTCCTTTCCGTACATAAAAAAACGTATAGTAGTgattgaaaagagaataatggaACTTAGTCCCATCGAAGTGGCTTTAGACGAAATGAGACAACGCGTTCAAGAACTAGAGGATGTGGCTTTAATAGCTCCAACTGATGTAAAGAAACTTCAATTACGGTTGCAAGGAAGCATTTGTGTGACAGTAAATGCCGGTCCACTTGCTTATGCCTCTGCATTCTTAGATCCAGCACTTTCTCCGCAATATCCTGATGATAAAGTCGAAGAGTTAAAGGATGTTTTTAG ggaatttgtaaaaatatgttatacaGCTTTGCAGATCAACAGTAAATTAATTACTCCCGATCAGCACGAATATCAGGAAGTATTACGCGAAAATTATCAAAAGCTTTGCCAAAGCTTGTCGTCGTTATTGGGTGAACCTATATGGTCAGACGAACAAGTTGGAAGCTTTAAACGTAACAGCGCGGCTCTGTTTAGTGTCATTAGTGGTGCTAATAGTCACACGAGCACAGCCTAA